The following proteins are encoded in a genomic region of Alnus glutinosa chromosome 8, dhAlnGlut1.1, whole genome shotgun sequence:
- the LOC133875652 gene encoding choline transporter protein 1, producing the protein MRGPLGAVIGRYPSSDGNTQMGGIIRHNRKCRDIPFFVIFIAFWVAMIVNSSFGFNKGNPSRLTYGLDYKGNVCGEKHSNPDLRELELRYWLNPNQVYQSGLKSSQFKLANARTICLMDCPYPSEDQLNWVCDYPDGDIHLSMDDWIDRSYDYFEFLTPEMRNTSLQLQGPCYPVIFPSVNVYWSCQFIAHASNMSLRHWQQMGGVKINEDIIIDKSIHRSINSRSSVLKRYMADIGKAWPVLIVCGGILPLVLSVIWLLMIRHFVAAMPWITVALFNVLIVLVSMFYYLKAGWIGNDAISPIIGEHDPYLRVFGREIHHLRAVAVLMTFIMVVAILTSIAIIRRILMATSVLKVAAKVIGEVQALIIFPIIPYTILAIFYMFWFSAALYLFSSGQVVQNDCNTNCCAYDLVSKRVNCDRCCGYSIHYTPHIGVAVLFHLFGCYWATQFLIACSSTVIAGSVASYYWARGEISPEIPFLPVFSSMNRLMRYSLGSVALGSLIVSFVESIRFMLESIRRKMKVANTTPDSCIGKVASRSSRCCLGCIEWTIKSVNRNAYILIAITGKSFCKASAIATELILNNILRIGRVNVIGDVILFLGKLCVSLSSALFAFLMLDAHKYRSAHNKISSPLFPVLVCWCLGYVVATLFFAVVEMSIDTIILSFCQDTEEHQGTAQYAPPLLIETLNDQNEMQRLTQGPQ; encoded by the exons ATGAGGGGTCCTTTGGGAGCGGTGATAGGGAGGTACCCATCAAGTGATGGGAATACCCAAATGGGTGGGATCATAAGGCACAACAGGAAATGCAGAGATATTCCCTTTTTTGTGATCTTTATAGCCTTCTGGGTTGCTATGATTGTTAACTCCAGTTTTGGTTTCAACAAAGGAAACCCATCAAG GCTTACATATGGGCTTGACTATAAAGGAAATGTGTGTGGCGAAAAGCATTCAAACCCTGACCTTCGTGAATTGGAACTTAGATACTGGTTAAATCCTAATCAGGTTTATCAAAGTGGTTTGAAGAGCAGCCAATTTAAGTTGGCCAATGCCCGTACTATATGCTTGATGGATTGCCCTTACCCTTCTGAAGATCAACTAAATTGGGTCTGCGATTATCCTGACGGAGATATCCATCTCTCAATGGATGATTGGATCGATAGGAGTTATGATTATTTTGAGTTCCTTACTCCGGAAATGAGGAACACCTCTCTTCAACTTCAGGGTCCTTGTTACCCTGTAATATTTCCAAGTGTAAATG TTTATTGGAGCTGCCAGTTTATTGCTCATGCATCAAACATGTCTTTGAGGCATTGGCAGCAGATGGGTGGAGTGAAAATCAATGAGGACATCATTATAGACAAATCCATTCACAGGTCCATCAATTCCCGGTCATCTGTCTTGAAG AGATACATGGCTGATATTGGGAAGGCATGGCCAGTATTGATTGTTTGTGGAGGAATCTTGCCATTAGTTTTATCAGTGATTTGGCTGCTGATGATTCGGCATTTTGTTGCTGCAATGCCTTGGATAACTGTTGCCCTCTTTAATGTTCTCATAGTATTAGTGTCAATGTTTTACTACTTAAAAG CTGGATGGATAGGGAATGATGCCATCTCCCCCATCATTGGTGAGCATGACCCATACCTTCGTGTATTTGGAAGG GAGATCCATCATCTTCGTGCAGTGGCTGTTCTTATGACCTTTATTATGGTTGTTGCCATTCTTACATCAATTGCCATTATCCGCCGCATCCTTATGGCAACATCTGTTCTCAAG GTTGCTGCAAAGGTCATAGGAGAAGTTCAAGCGCTTATAATTTTTCCAATCATACCATATACTATCCTCGCAATTTTTTACATGTTCTGGTTTTCAGCTGCTCTCTATTTGTTCAGTTCTGGTCAGGTTGTCCAGAATGACTGCAACACCAACTGCTGCGCTTATGATCTTGTATCAAAGCGGGTTAACTGTGATCGTTGCTGTGGCTATAGCATTCATTACACTCCTCATATAGGAGTTGCCGTCCTTTTCCACCTATTTGGCTGTTACTGGGCTACACAATTTTTAATAGCATGCTCATCAACAGTGATTGCAGGTTCTGTTGCTTCCTATTATTGGGCTCGTGGTGAAATATCT CCAGAAATTCCATTTCTTCCAGTTTTTTCCTCCATGAATCGGCTTATGCGATACAGCCTTGGCTCAGTTGCTCTTGGCTCCCTGATCGTATCATTTGTGGAATCAATCCGCTTTATGCTTGAGTCAATTCGTCGCAAAATGAAAGTTGCTAATACCACACCTGATAGCTGTATAGGAAAAGTGGCATCCCGTTCGTCACGGTGTTGCCTCGGGTGTATTGAGTGGACTATCAAATCGGTGAACCGCAATGCCTACATTTTG ATTGCTATCACGGGTAAAAGCTTCTGCAAGGCTTCTGCAATTGCAACAGAGCTGATCCTCAACAATATCCTTCGAATAGGGAGGGTAAATGTGATTGGAGATGTTATTCTATTTCTTGGAAAATTGTGTGTCAGCCTTTCAAGTGCTCTTTTTGCTTTCCTCATGTTGGATGCCCACAAGTACAGATCTGCCCATAACAAGATCTCTTCCCCGCTGTTTCCTGTATTG GTTTGCTGGTGTCTTGGTTATGTCGTTGCCACTCTTTTCTTTGCAGTGGTGGAGATGTCAATTGATACCATCATCCTTTCATTCTGCCAGGACACTGAGGAGCACCAAGGGACAGCCCAATATGCGCCTCCCCTTCTCATTGAAACTCTGAATGACCAAAATGAGATGCAGAGACTCACTCAAGGACCCCAGTAA